One window of Phycisphaeraceae bacterium genomic DNA carries:
- the nuoL gene encoding NADH-quinone oxidoreductase subunit L, whose protein sequence is MTIASDIMGSILHAAVGAPGASGAALPAIETGPWWVSLIPALPLLACILCGVSAAMRIKSKLPAWITVGCLGVSFALTAAMFQQLAGGRSVTIAWEWINVAWTDSSGHERSLIANFGFYVDSLTCLWMLFVTGLATLIALYASEYMSHDVGAGYCRFFAAFGLFVFSMACLVMGDNLILLYLGWEGVGLCSYLLIGYFYKKPSAVAAAKKAFIMNRIGDLGLALGIFLAFVQFGSVEYKVILEAAQPWLAAAQAGHFEEIPATVQLIPILLMIGAFGKSAQLPLYVWLPDAMEGPTPVSALIHAATMVTAGVYLIARTYPLFLVSEYALPIVAWVGALTALVAATIGMAQFDIKRIMAYSTVSQLGYMFAGLGVLTSTGAAFHVFTHAFFKASLFLSCGAVMHGFAGQLDLRKLSGVGKMKGWLVVTVAMFVGCLNLAGFPFTAGFFSKDMILAEAFVTPHMAPIGWILLLTAGLTAYYTFRVFFRVFVGPKYYEPGDEVHAHSDHGNGDHDHGEHGHSGHGHDAHGHDHAGDHGHAHGHAPGEFHPHAPGWAINFVLAALTILSIAAAGLYFMGDHGGWVAKMVHASSANYPPVVDLAAHAGEAHGHAHDGHAAHGIFLGMDPHKVMYYVSGIVGAIGIAIAFGLHYVGRKTAATANADKLLPALGPIPKLAQGKWFVDEVYDLLIVKPLHLISIVFAYIDKLLVDGLVNAFGWVPRGMGSGLRPLQSGNLHGYAVQMAGGVAVLLLIVFLASIAGL, encoded by the coding sequence GTGACGATCGCCTCGGACATCATGGGTTCGATCCTGCACGCGGCTGTCGGTGCGCCCGGCGCCTCCGGAGCCGCCCTTCCCGCGATCGAGACCGGTCCGTGGTGGGTCTCGCTCATTCCCGCGCTCCCGCTGCTTGCCTGCATCCTGTGCGGCGTCTCCGCCGCGATGCGCATCAAGAGCAAGCTCCCGGCGTGGATCACGGTCGGGTGTCTCGGTGTTTCCTTCGCGTTGACCGCAGCGATGTTCCAGCAACTCGCGGGCGGCCGTTCGGTGACGATCGCGTGGGAGTGGATCAATGTCGCCTGGACCGATTCGAGCGGGCACGAACGCTCGCTCATCGCCAACTTCGGGTTCTATGTCGATTCGCTGACGTGCCTCTGGATGCTCTTCGTCACGGGGCTCGCGACGCTGATCGCCCTCTACGCCAGCGAGTACATGAGCCACGACGTGGGAGCGGGGTATTGCCGCTTCTTCGCGGCGTTCGGCCTGTTCGTCTTCTCGATGGCCTGCCTCGTGATGGGCGACAACCTGATTCTGCTTTATCTGGGTTGGGAGGGTGTGGGCCTCTGTTCGTACCTTCTGATCGGATACTTCTACAAGAAGCCCTCCGCGGTCGCCGCCGCGAAGAAGGCGTTCATCATGAACCGCATCGGCGACCTCGGGCTGGCGCTCGGCATCTTCCTTGCGTTCGTGCAGTTCGGGTCGGTCGAGTACAAGGTGATCCTTGAGGCGGCGCAGCCGTGGCTCGCCGCGGCCCAGGCCGGTCACTTCGAAGAGATCCCCGCGACGGTGCAGCTCATCCCGATCCTGCTCATGATCGGTGCTTTCGGCAAGTCGGCGCAGCTGCCCCTGTACGTGTGGTTGCCGGATGCGATGGAAGGCCCGACGCCGGTGTCGGCCCTGATCCACGCGGCGACGATGGTGACGGCGGGCGTCTACCTGATCGCCAGGACGTACCCGTTGTTCCTCGTGTCGGAGTACGCCCTGCCGATCGTGGCATGGGTGGGGGCCCTGACAGCACTGGTCGCCGCGACGATCGGCATGGCCCAGTTCGACATCAAGCGGATCATGGCGTACTCGACGGTGTCGCAGCTCGGGTACATGTTCGCGGGCTTGGGTGTTCTGACGAGCACGGGTGCGGCGTTCCACGTCTTCACCCACGCATTCTTCAAGGCATCGCTCTTCCTCTCATGCGGCGCGGTGATGCACGGTTTCGCGGGCCAGTTGGATCTGCGGAAGCTCTCGGGTGTCGGCAAGATGAAGGGGTGGCTGGTTGTCACGGTCGCGATGTTTGTCGGGTGTCTGAACCTTGCGGGCTTCCCATTCACGGCGGGCTTCTTCTCGAAGGACATGATCCTCGCCGAGGCCTTCGTGACGCCCCACATGGCACCGATCGGCTGGATCCTGCTGCTCACGGCGGGTCTGACCGCGTACTACACCTTCCGCGTCTTCTTCCGCGTCTTTGTCGGGCCGAAGTATTACGAGCCGGGCGATGAGGTGCACGCCCACTCGGATCATGGCAATGGTGATCACGATCACGGCGAACACGGCCACAGCGGCCATGGGCATGATGCGCATGGTCACGACCACGCTGGAGATCATGGGCACGCCCACGGCCATGCTCCCGGCGAGTTCCATCCGCACGCGCCGGGCTGGGCGATCAACTTTGTCCTTGCTGCGCTGACGATCCTGTCCATCGCTGCCGCGGGCCTCTATTTCATGGGCGACCACGGCGGCTGGGTCGCGAAGATGGTCCACGCGTCGAGCGCGAACTATCCGCCCGTGGTCGATCTGGCGGCTCACGCCGGCGAAGCACACGGACACGCTCACGACGGGCACGCCGCCCACGGCATATTCCTCGGCATGGACCCGCACAAGGTCATGTACTACGTCTCGGGGATCGTGGGGGCGATCGGCATCGCGATCGCATTCGGCCTGCACTATGTGGGTCGGAAGACCGCCGCGACCGCCAACGCCGACAAGCTGCTCCCCGCGCTCGGCCCGATCCCGAAGCTGGCGCAGGGCAAGTGGTTCGTGGACGAGGTGTACGACCTGCTGATCGTCAAGCCGCTGCACCTGATCTCGATTGTGTTTGCCTACATCGACAAGCTGCTTGTCGATGGGCTCGTCAACGCGTTCGGGTGGGTGCCGCGCGGCATGGGCTCCGGCCTGCGTCCGCTGCAGTCCGGCAACCTCCACGGCTACGCCGTGCAGATGGCCGGGGGCGTGGCGGTGCTCTTGCTCATTGTGTTCCTGGCGTCGATCGCGGGTCTGTAG
- a CDS encoding NADH-quinone oxidoreductase subunit M, with product MELVLLILVPLAFAILIALRPAQEAKFHAVIGTLLAAGIGVNALGRFDWGTPATMQLSGAWDWLPTLGLRLSVGVDSVSLMLIALTLLLGPICVFCSFTAIQQKERTYYGWLLVLQAAMTGVFASRDIVLFYTCFEFTLVPMYVLISLFGSSNRKAAATKFFLYTFTGSVITLAGLVYIAWFNATQLDSIGIQTAGRWTFDIAALEAAAQAMPANVQGWLLLAMMCGFAIKIPLFPVHTWLPLAHTEAPTAGSVVLAGVLLKLGTYGMFRFVLPFLPAAVLEYAPIIATLSIIGILYGGLICWVQTDVKKLVAYSSVAHLGFCILGLAALNTVGITGSILYMINHGLSTGALFLLIGMVYERYHTRSMKELGGLAAKMPVWATFMVFFTMASVGLPGLNGFISEFMCLMGAFQAGDKWGSLPGGTGGDLGFWYALIAGLGMIIAAMYLLYMVGRVVWGPLVLPAGHDDHGHDGGGSHGPLPTDLCQREIFVLLPLAFLCIALGLFPKPVIKALEPAVNNVVETINATGKRPVAESGVKAMNDLPGLPASADEPPVTDAGVSVASSSPSVQWNGALSGGDK from the coding sequence GTGGAGTTGGTCCTTCTGATTCTCGTGCCCCTGGCCTTCGCGATTCTGATCGCGCTGCGCCCCGCGCAGGAGGCGAAGTTCCACGCCGTCATCGGCACCCTCCTGGCCGCGGGCATCGGCGTGAACGCGCTCGGACGCTTCGACTGGGGAACACCGGCGACGATGCAGCTCTCCGGTGCGTGGGACTGGCTGCCGACGCTCGGGCTGCGTCTCTCGGTCGGCGTTGATTCTGTCTCGCTCATGCTGATCGCGCTCACGCTCCTGCTCGGGCCGATCTGCGTCTTCTGCTCGTTCACCGCGATCCAGCAGAAAGAGCGTACCTACTACGGCTGGTTGCTGGTGCTGCAAGCCGCGATGACGGGCGTCTTCGCGTCGCGTGACATCGTCCTGTTCTACACATGCTTCGAGTTCACGCTCGTGCCGATGTACGTGCTGATCTCGCTCTTCGGCTCCTCCAACCGCAAGGCCGCGGCGACCAAGTTCTTTCTATACACCTTCACCGGCTCGGTGATCACGCTCGCGGGCCTGGTCTACATCGCCTGGTTCAACGCGACACAACTCGATTCGATCGGGATCCAGACCGCCGGCCGCTGGACATTCGACATCGCCGCGCTCGAGGCCGCGGCTCAGGCGATGCCCGCCAATGTGCAGGGGTGGCTGCTGCTCGCGATGATGTGCGGGTTCGCGATCAAGATCCCGCTCTTCCCGGTGCACACGTGGCTCCCACTGGCGCACACCGAAGCACCCACGGCCGGCTCGGTCGTGCTGGCCGGCGTGCTGCTCAAGCTCGGCACGTACGGGATGTTCAGGTTTGTGCTTCCGTTCCTGCCCGCGGCGGTCCTTGAGTACGCGCCGATCATCGCCACGCTCTCCATCATCGGCATCCTGTACGGCGGGCTCATCTGCTGGGTGCAGACCGACGTCAAGAAGCTCGTCGCCTACTCCTCCGTCGCGCACCTCGGATTCTGCATCCTCGGGCTCGCGGCTCTCAACACCGTGGGGATCACCGGCTCGATCCTCTACATGATCAACCACGGACTCTCGACCGGCGCCCTCTTCCTCCTCATCGGCATGGTCTACGAGCGATACCACACGCGCTCCATGAAGGAACTCGGTGGTCTCGCGGCCAAGATGCCCGTGTGGGCCACATTCATGGTCTTCTTCACCATGGCATCTGTGGGATTGCCCGGCCTCAACGGCTTCATCAGCGAGTTCATGTGCCTCATGGGCGCGTTCCAGGCAGGGGACAAGTGGGGTTCGCTCCCGGGCGGCACGGGCGGCGATCTCGGCTTCTGGTACGCATTGATCGCGGGACTCGGCATGATCATCGCCGCGATGTACCTGCTTTATATGGTCGGCCGCGTCGTGTGGGGGCCGCTGGTGCTACCCGCGGGGCATGATGATCACGGCCACGATGGTGGGGGATCGCACGGCCCGCTCCCGACCGATCTCTGCCAGCGTGAGATTTTCGTGCTTCTGCCGCTCGCGTTCCTTTGCATCGCGCTGGGACTGTTCCCCAAGCCCGTGATCAAGGCGCTGGAGCCGGCGGTGAACAACGTCGTTGAGACGATCAACGCAACCGGCAAGCGTCCTGTCGCTGAATCCGGCGTGAAGGCCATGAACGACCTGCCGGGCTTGCCCGCCTCGGCTGACGAGCCGCCCGTCACCGATGCCGGCGTCTCCGTCGCATCGAGCTCACCGTCCGTCCAGTGGAATGGTGCTCTGTCGGGGGGTGACAAGTGA
- a CDS encoding NADH-quinone oxidoreductase subunit N: MSEKLALLVPEIIVFLTTCIVMVVGLSPNLAVRRSCGLLSASGLFIAAILAINGPAGDGLLPGLTPYIKAVIALIGVLLVMLVAGTVDREEDARVSRGGAFNALRTNRAEFYSFILFSLTGAMLCASASDLIWLFLALELTSLPTYVLVTMSTRGTRSQEAGVKYFFLGALGAAVFLYGFALIYGGTGSTKFVDIASIISQQGINQITLAGMILAIIGVSFKIAAVPMHFYTADVYQGAASPVTAFLAFVPKTAGFVSLILLLALVGWDHGADKVSVGHTLPSQLRLLLWVMAALTMTIGNVLAVVQTSPKRVLAYSSIAHSGYMLVGLIAGPGDYGAGFAHNGIAAVLFYLAAYGLMNVGAFAALAGLERRGRDGRPVEIDSFDDLRGLCAGRPLLGWTLVVCSLSLLGLPPLLGFFSKLPLFTSGIASGEIVLVIVMGINSAIAAFYYLRFAAVAMLEDPSDGPKPLAAPFPARAMSGLVALVLVISLSFFGDALMKASRNAAVVEGSGVRAVPASPAPGHKAGGRHDAATHPPAPARRVGA; encoded by the coding sequence GTGAGCGAGAAACTGGCCCTCCTGGTGCCCGAGATCATCGTCTTCCTGACGACATGCATCGTCATGGTCGTCGGTCTCTCGCCCAACCTCGCGGTGCGGCGCTCGTGCGGGCTACTCAGCGCGAGCGGCTTGTTCATCGCGGCGATCCTCGCCATCAACGGCCCCGCGGGCGACGGGCTGCTTCCGGGCCTCACGCCCTACATCAAGGCGGTCATCGCGCTGATCGGCGTCCTGCTTGTGATGCTCGTCGCGGGCACCGTCGATCGCGAGGAGGACGCCCGCGTCTCTCGGGGCGGGGCGTTCAACGCGCTTCGCACAAACCGGGCGGAGTTCTATTCCTTTATCCTCTTCTCGCTCACAGGCGCGATGCTCTGCGCATCGGCGTCGGATCTCATCTGGCTCTTCCTCGCCCTCGAGCTCACGTCGCTGCCGACATACGTGCTCGTCACGATGTCAACACGCGGCACTCGCTCGCAAGAGGCCGGCGTCAAGTACTTCTTCCTCGGTGCGCTCGGCGCTGCCGTCTTCCTCTACGGTTTCGCGCTGATCTACGGCGGCACCGGCTCCACCAAGTTCGTTGATATCGCCTCCATCATCTCCCAGCAGGGGATCAACCAGATCACGCTCGCGGGCATGATCCTTGCGATCATCGGCGTCTCATTCAAGATCGCCGCGGTGCCCATGCACTTCTACACCGCCGACGTCTACCAGGGCGCCGCCTCCCCCGTGACGGCCTTCCTGGCGTTTGTCCCCAAGACCGCCGGTTTCGTCAGTCTCATCCTCCTGCTCGCGCTCGTCGGCTGGGACCACGGGGCCGACAAGGTCTCCGTCGGTCACACTCTCCCCTCGCAACTCCGACTCCTGCTGTGGGTCATGGCCGCGCTGACCATGACGATCGGCAACGTGCTGGCCGTCGTGCAGACCAGTCCCAAGCGAGTGCTCGCGTACTCATCGATCGCCCACTCCGGCTACATGCTCGTCGGCCTCATCGCGGGCCCGGGCGATTATGGCGCGGGCTTCGCTCACAACGGCATCGCGGCGGTGCTCTTCTACCTCGCGGCATACGGGCTGATGAATGTCGGCGCGTTCGCCGCGCTCGCAGGGCTCGAACGCCGCGGGCGCGACGGCAGGCCGGTCGAGATCGACTCGTTCGATGATCTTCGTGGCCTTTGCGCCGGTCGCCCCCTGCTCGGCTGGACGCTCGTCGTCTGCTCGCTCTCGCTGCTCGGACTCCCGCCGCTCCTCGGGTTCTTCAGCAAGCTTCCCTTGTTCACTTCGGGCATCGCGTCCGGTGAGATCGTCCTTGTCATCGTCATGGGCATCAACTCGGCGATCGCGGCGTTCTACTACCTCCGCTTCGCTGCCGTCGCCATGCTCGAAGATCCCAGCGATGGTCCCAAGCCGCTGGCGGCGCCCTTCCCCGCACGTGCGATGTCCGGCCTCGTTGCTCTCGTCCTCGTGATCTCGCTCTCGTTCTTCGGCGATGCGCTGATGAAGGCGAGCCGGAACGCGGCCGTCGTCGAGGGGAGCGGTGTCCGCGCGGTTCCCGCCAGCCCGGCGCCCGGACACAAGGCCGGCGGGCGTCACGATGCCGCGACGCACCCTCCAGCCCCCGCCCGGCGCGTCGGCGCGTAA
- the pheA gene encoding prephenate dehydratase: MSLSGKSRGVSKKGKGPSRRTSATPPASPHVSRKGGSAKQSKTKRSKKSARPGERASTGTPPALEDLRIGISELDEQIVELLNKRAKLAVQVGKVKRKHNVPIYTPHREQEVLSRVLKQNAGPLPDRTIEGVYKEIMSGSFALERPLRIGYLGPAGSYSHLAAVRQFGSSVDYENLHEIRGVFTEVIRGHVDYGLVPIENSTGGGIVETLDAFIENKGQINIYAEVQIEIHHALLANCKPSNVRRIHSKPEVFTQCRTWLATQYPQAELVPAPSSSRAAQIAAEEYKQAEAIGAEGRTAAIGSVLAGQIYGLRTLFEKIEDNPNNITRFFVISRQKTQRSGDDKTSMMFTTLNKPGALVDVLAVLRDAGINLTHIDKRPAGRSNWTYAFFIDAQGHRDDKTMTQAIAEAEKHCKELVVLGSYPRAARIL; encoded by the coding sequence ATGTCTCTTTCAGGAAAATCACGCGGCGTCTCCAAAAAGGGGAAGGGACCCTCCCGACGCACGAGCGCAACGCCCCCCGCAAGCCCCCACGTTTCACGCAAGGGCGGAAGCGCGAAGCAATCCAAGACCAAGCGAAGCAAGAAGAGCGCGAGACCCGGCGAACGCGCGAGCACCGGCACGCCTCCCGCGCTTGAGGATCTGCGCATCGGGATCAGCGAGCTCGACGAGCAGATCGTCGAGCTCCTGAACAAGCGGGCGAAGCTGGCGGTGCAGGTCGGCAAGGTCAAGCGGAAGCACAACGTGCCGATCTACACGCCCCACCGAGAGCAGGAGGTGCTCTCGCGTGTGCTCAAGCAGAACGCCGGGCCGCTCCCGGACCGGACGATCGAGGGTGTCTACAAAGAGATCATGTCCGGCTCATTCGCTCTCGAAAGGCCTCTGCGGATCGGGTACCTCGGGCCCGCCGGCTCGTACTCCCACCTCGCGGCGGTGCGACAGTTCGGCTCGTCGGTGGACTACGAGAACCTGCACGAGATCCGCGGCGTCTTCACCGAGGTGATCCGCGGGCATGTCGATTACGGGCTGGTCCCGATCGAGAACTCGACCGGAGGCGGCATCGTCGAGACGCTCGACGCTTTCATCGAGAACAAGGGGCAGATCAACATCTACGCCGAGGTGCAGATCGAGATCCACCACGCGCTCCTGGCCAACTGCAAGCCGAGCAACGTGAGGCGGATCCACTCCAAGCCCGAAGTGTTCACGCAGTGCCGCACGTGGCTCGCGACGCAGTACCCGCAGGCGGAGCTTGTGCCCGCGCCGAGCAGCAGCCGCGCCGCCCAGATCGCGGCGGAAGAGTACAAGCAGGCCGAGGCGATCGGGGCCGAGGGGAGAACCGCCGCGATCGGCAGCGTTCTCGCCGGGCAGATCTACGGGCTGCGGACGCTCTTTGAGAAGATCGAGGACAACCCCAACAACATCACGCGCTTCTTCGTGATCTCGCGCCAGAAGACGCAGCGCTCCGGGGACGACAAGACGTCGATGATGTTCACCACGCTCAATAAGCCGGGCGCGCTGGTGGACGTGCTGGCCGTCCTCCGCGACGCGGGGATCAACCTAACGCACATCGACAAGCGACCCGCGGGACGCAGCAACTGGACCTACGCGTTCTTTATCGACGCTCAGGGGCATCGCGACGACAAGACGATGACCCAGGCGATTGCCGAAGCGGAGAAGCACTGCAAGGAACTGGTCGTGCTCGGGAGCTACCCGCGGGCCGCACGAATCCTCTGA
- a CDS encoding NADH-quinone oxidoreductase subunit B, protein MGIEAALPTDAILTTQLKRVINWARRSSIWPMPFATACCGIELMATACSRYDLARFGAEVMRFSPRQSDLLIVAGRISVKMMPVLQRIYEQMTEPKWVISMGACASTGGVFDTYAVVQGCDQYIPVDVYVPGCPPRPEMLIEGIMAIQRHIDNEGIPPKGPDGKRIPLNIAVQPTHVVRPQPLPIGVR, encoded by the coding sequence ATGGGCATCGAAGCCGCACTTCCCACTGACGCCATCCTGACCACGCAGCTCAAGCGTGTGATCAACTGGGCTCGCCGCTCCTCTATCTGGCCGATGCCCTTCGCCACCGCGTGCTGCGGCATCGAACTCATGGCCACCGCCTGCTCCCGCTACGACCTGGCCCGCTTCGGCGCAGAGGTCATGCGCTTCAGCCCCCGCCAGTCCGACCTGCTCATCGTCGCCGGTCGCATCAGCGTCAAGATGATGCCCGTCCTCCAGCGTATCTATGAGCAGATGACCGAGCCCAAGTGGGTCATCTCCATGGGCGCCTGCGCCTCCACCGGCGGCGTCTTCGACACCTACGCCGTCGTGCAGGGGTGCGATCAGTACATCCCGGTCGATGTCTACGTCCCCGGCTGCCCGCCCCGCCCCGAGATGCTCATCGAGGGCATCATGGCCATCCAGCGCCACATCGACAACGAGGGCATCCCGCCCAAGGGCCCCGACGGCAAGCGCATCCCGCTCAACATCGCGGTGCAGCCGACCCACGTCGTCCGCCCTCAGCCGCTGCCTATCGGCGTGCGGTGA
- a CDS encoding SDR family oxidoreductase: protein MDLGLTGKVAIVAASSKGLGYAVARALASEGCRVCVSSRSADAAEAAARAIATETGSQTLGLACDVTRAADCERLVAEVASRWGGTDILINNSGGPAPGPFDAADENAWQAAIDSTLMNVVRLSRLCIPHMKKQKWGRIITITSTSAVQPIDNLMLSNALRGAVHGLSKTLATELAPHGILVNCVLPGMHATDRLTHLSEARAKVSGLTPAEEYAMLSQAIPLGRLGDPNELASAVAFLASERASFITGTSLLVDGGATRGLT, encoded by the coding sequence ATGGACCTCGGGCTCACCGGCAAAGTCGCGATCGTCGCCGCCTCATCCAAGGGGCTCGGATACGCCGTCGCCCGAGCCCTCGCCTCGGAAGGGTGCCGGGTCTGTGTAAGTTCACGGTCGGCCGATGCCGCTGAAGCCGCGGCCAGAGCCATCGCCACGGAGACGGGCTCCCAGACCCTCGGCCTGGCGTGCGATGTCACCCGTGCCGCCGATTGCGAACGCCTCGTCGCCGAGGTCGCGAGCCGGTGGGGGGGCACGGACATCCTCATCAACAACTCCGGCGGCCCTGCTCCCGGTCCGTTCGACGCAGCCGACGAGAACGCCTGGCAGGCCGCGATCGACTCGACGCTCATGAACGTCGTCCGCCTCTCGCGGCTCTGCATCCCGCACATGAAGAAGCAGAAGTGGGGGAGGATCATCACGATCACCAGCACCTCCGCCGTGCAGCCGATCGACAACCTGATGCTCTCGAACGCCCTCCGTGGCGCGGTCCACGGGCTGTCCAAGACCCTCGCCACAGAGCTCGCGCCGCACGGCATCCTCGTCAACTGCGTCCTTCCCGGCATGCACGCGACCGATCGCCTGACCCACCTCTCCGAGGCCCGCGCCAAGGTCTCCGGCCTCACACCCGCCGAGGAGTACGCCATGCTCTCACAGGCGATCCCGCTCGGGCGGCTCGGCGATCCCAACGAACTCGCTTCTGCGGTCGCGTTCCTCGCCAGCGAACGCGCATCGTTCATCACCGGCACGAGTCTCCTCGTCGACGGCGGCGCGACTCGCGGGCTCACGTGA